A genomic region of Methylobacterium durans contains the following coding sequences:
- a CDS encoding Fur family transcriptional regulator has translation MTEHSHQHGAGHGGSHGESGCCGGADVVERAERLCRERDLQFTRLRREVLQAVAEAGRPLGAYDIAERLSGGGRRVAAVSVYRALDFLTEHDLVHRIASRNAFVPCAHTHGEGAGLVFMICRSCGGIDETTSPEIEDQLGRTLARAGFRPASRILEVEGECEACLQREAMA, from the coding sequence GTGACGGAGCACAGCCATCAGCACGGGGCCGGGCACGGCGGATCGCACGGCGAGTCGGGCTGCTGCGGCGGCGCGGACGTGGTGGAGCGGGCCGAGCGCCTCTGCCGCGAGCGCGACCTGCAATTCACGCGGCTGCGCCGGGAGGTGCTGCAGGCGGTGGCCGAGGCCGGGCGCCCGCTCGGCGCCTACGACATCGCCGAGCGCCTGAGCGGGGGCGGCCGGCGCGTCGCCGCGGTCTCGGTCTACCGCGCCCTCGACTTCCTGACCGAGCACGACCTCGTCCACCGCATCGCGAGCCGCAACGCCTTCGTCCCCTGCGCCCACACCCACGGCGAGGGGGCGGGTCTCGTCTTCATGATCTGCCGCAGCTGCGGCGGCATCGACGAGACCACCTCGCCCGAGATCGAGGACCAGCTCGGGCGCACCCTGGCGCGGGCCGGCTTCCGCCCGGCGAGCCGCATTCTCGAAGTCGAGGGCGAGTGCGAGGCCTGCCTGCAGCGCGAGGCTATGGCGTAG
- a CDS encoding metal ABC transporter permease, giving the protein MRRALAGCLALSLSAPPIGVFLMLRRMSLMSEAMSHAILPGAAAGFLVAGLSLPAMTLGGLAAGLAVALLAGLVTRSTVLKEDASLAAFYLISLAAGVLLVSLRGSQIDLLHILFGTVLALDDPALLLLGGIATVTLLVLAALYRPLVMECVDPLFLRTVSRAGGPVHLAFLGLVVMNLVGGFQALGTLLAVGLMLLPAVTARFWASDLSGLIPVSMLVAVLASVVGLSLSYHADLPTGPAIVLAAGALYLVSMMVGPRGGLVYRLVRPRHLEA; this is encoded by the coding sequence ATGCGCCGGGCGCTGGCGGGCTGCCTCGCGCTCTCGCTCTCGGCCCCACCGATCGGCGTCTTCCTGATGCTGCGCCGGATGAGCCTGATGAGCGAGGCGATGAGCCACGCCATCCTGCCGGGCGCCGCGGCCGGCTTCCTCGTCGCCGGCCTGTCGCTGCCGGCGATGACCCTCGGCGGCCTCGCGGCCGGCCTCGCGGTGGCGCTGCTCGCCGGCCTCGTCACACGCTCGACGGTGCTGAAGGAGGATGCGAGCCTCGCCGCCTTCTACCTCATCTCGCTCGCCGCCGGTGTCCTCCTCGTCTCCCTGCGGGGCTCTCAGATCGACCTCCTGCACATCCTGTTCGGCACGGTGCTGGCCCTCGACGACCCGGCCCTGCTCCTCCTCGGCGGCATCGCCACCGTGACGCTCCTGGTGCTCGCCGCCCTCTACCGGCCCCTGGTGATGGAATGCGTCGACCCGCTCTTCCTGCGCACCGTGAGCCGCGCCGGAGGCCCGGTCCACCTCGCCTTCCTCGGCCTCGTGGTGATGAACCTCGTCGGCGGCTTCCAGGCGCTCGGGACGCTGCTCGCGGTCGGCCTGATGCTCCTGCCCGCCGTCACCGCCCGCTTCTGGGCCTCCGACCTCAGCGGCCTGATCCCGGTCTCGATGCTGGTCGCGGTGCTGGCGAGCGTCGTCGGCCTCAGCCTGTCCTACCACGCCGACCTGCCCACCGGCCCCGCCATCGTGCTGGCGGCGGGGGCCCTCTACCTCGTCTCGATGATGGTCGGACCGCGCGGCGGACTCGTCTACCGCCTCGTGCGCCCGCGCCACCTGGAGGCGTAA
- a CDS encoding exopolysaccharide biosynthesis protein produces MLASQEGERLTVGDIVAVLRDRAFALLVVILGLPNCLPMPPPIPLICGLLLLLVAVQIAAGMSAPWLPRALLGRSIARSDVERAVNRAVPLLRRLERWSRPRMAVFETAIGMRGMGLILLTLAMALIVAAPVVGQIPLGLAVCLVGLGLVERDGIVVLVGLGIGTLGVALNAGFVYAIVSGIMSLFSL; encoded by the coding sequence GTGCTCGCGAGCCAGGAGGGGGAAAGGCTGACCGTCGGCGACATCGTCGCCGTGCTGCGGGACCGCGCCTTCGCGCTGCTCGTCGTCATCCTGGGCCTGCCGAACTGCCTGCCGATGCCGCCGCCGATCCCGCTGATCTGCGGTCTGCTGCTGCTCCTCGTGGCGGTGCAGATCGCCGCCGGCATGTCGGCGCCCTGGCTGCCGCGGGCGCTGCTCGGCCGCTCCATCGCGCGCAGCGACGTGGAGCGGGCCGTCAACCGCGCCGTGCCCCTGCTGCGGCGGCTGGAGCGCTGGTCGCGCCCGCGCATGGCCGTGTTCGAGACCGCGATCGGCATGCGCGGGATGGGGCTGATCCTGCTGACGCTGGCGATGGCGCTGATCGTCGCCGCGCCCGTGGTCGGGCAGATCCCGCTCGGGCTCGCGGTCTGCCTCGTCGGGCTCGGGCTCGTGGAGCGGGACGGGATCGTCGTCCTCGTCGGGCTCGGCATCGGCACGCTCGGCGTCGCGCTGAATGCCGGCTTCGTCTACGCGATCGTCTCCGGCATCATGAGCCTGTTCAGCCTCTAA
- a CDS encoding IS630 family transposase (programmed frameshift) yields the protein MSAAVALREDFNADDLRRLAKASRDAGQSRRLLALAEIYEGGSRTDAARIGVVGLQTVRDWVLAFNAAGPAGLINRKAPGNPAKLSDAQRQALAQIVESGPDPDRHGVVRWRLKDLAAWIYASFGVSLDESTVGRTVKQLGFRKLSARPRHHEQDPAALAAFKKNLPAEVRAIRARLPAGAAIEVWWSDEARVGQKNTLPRRWARRGSRPSAPKDQRTAHAYIFGAICPEKGKGAGLIMPRCDTAAMNEHLREISCSVEEGAHAVLILDGAGWHVAHDLVVPANITLLPLPACAPELNPVENVWQFLRDNWLGDRVFSSYEDIVEQCCQVWNRFIDQPWKIMSIGLRDWAYQL from the exons ATGTCCGCTGCGGTTGCTCTGCGTGAGGATTTCAACGCCGACGATCTTCGACGTCTGGCCAAGGCCAGCCGAGACGCGGGCCAGAGCCGCCGGCTGCTGGCGCTGGCCGAGATCTACGAGGGCGGCAGCCGCACGGATGCGGCTCGGATCGGGGTGGTAGGGTTGCAGACGGTGCGCGATTGGGTGCTCGCCTTCAACGCAGCTGGCCCGGCCGGGCTGATCAACCGCAAGGCCCCGGGCAACCCAGCCAAGTTGAGCGATGCGCAGCGTCAAGCGCTGGCGCAGATCGTCGAGAGCGGGCCGGACCCGGATCGACACGGCGTGGTGCGCTGGCGGCTGAAGGATCTCGCCGCCTGGATCTACGCCAGCTTCGGCGTGAGCCTGGACGAGAGCACGGTGGGCCGCACGGTGAAACAACTCGGCTTCCGCAAGCTGTCGGCACGCCCGCGCCATCATGAGCAGGACCCGGCCGCACTGGCAGCCTTCA AAAAAAACTTGCCAGCCGAGGTGAGGGCGATCCGAGCCCGGCTGCCGGCTGGCGCGGCCATCGAGGTGTGGTGGTCAGACGAGGCTCGGGTCGGCCAGAAGAACACGCTGCCCCGCCGCTGGGCGCGCCGCGGCAGCCGGCCCTCGGCGCCCAAGGACCAACGTACGGCCCACGCCTACATCTTCGGAGCGATCTGTCCCGAGAAGGGCAAGGGTGCCGGCCTCATCATGCCGAGATGCGATACCGCGGCGATGAACGAGCACCTCAGGGAGATCAGCTGCAGCGTCGAGGAAGGCGCCCACGCCGTGCTGATCCTCGATGGGGCGGGCTGGCACGTCGCCCACGACCTCGTCGTGCCCGCCAACATCACCCTGCTGCCGCTGCCAGCCTGCGCCCCGGAACTCAACCCGGTCGAGAATGTCTGGCAGTTCCTGCGCGACAACTGGCTCGGCGACCGCGTCTTCTCGTCCTACGAGGACATTGTCGAGCAGTGCTGTCAGGTCTGGAACCGGTTCATCGACCAGCCTTGGAAGATCATGTCCATCGGCCTGCGTGACTGGGCCTATCAGTTATGA
- the bcsS gene encoding cellulose biosynthesis protein BcsS — protein sequence MTRRHLSAAYAAALLLAAEPARGESYPLGTVVFGSLDAAPSSFAANGVKVNLDRHGGSGVVILASGGFGRRFETLVCACGTRIFVARLARYTASASTLAGYQWAGDRGIVALYSGPEAALEALMDGGGIGLLPARFGLRLQGEIWAHPTADTLVNGTLILGSARGDLWSRLAVGYRLWGAFLGPEASLYADRSGYGKANLGLHATDVPLWRYNMRVSAGVQFESGRSAPSPYLSLTFWMNLQ from the coding sequence GTGACACGGCGTCATCTGTCTGCCGCATACGCCGCCGCGCTTCTCCTCGCCGCCGAGCCCGCGCGCGGCGAGAGCTACCCGCTCGGTACGGTCGTGTTCGGCAGCCTCGACGCGGCGCCCTCCTCCTTCGCGGCGAACGGGGTGAAGGTCAATCTCGACCGGCACGGCGGCTCGGGCGTCGTGATCCTGGCGAGCGGCGGCTTCGGACGCCGATTCGAGACGCTCGTCTGCGCCTGCGGGACGCGGATCTTCGTCGCGCGCCTCGCCCGCTACACCGCCTCGGCCTCGACGCTCGCGGGCTACCAATGGGCGGGCGATCGGGGCATCGTTGCACTCTACTCGGGGCCCGAGGCCGCGCTCGAGGCGCTGATGGACGGAGGCGGCATCGGCCTCCTGCCCGCGCGCTTCGGCCTGCGCCTGCAGGGCGAGATCTGGGCTCACCCAACCGCGGACACCCTCGTCAACGGCACCCTGATCCTCGGCTCGGCCCGGGGCGACCTGTGGAGCCGCCTCGCCGTCGGCTACCGCCTCTGGGGCGCCTTTCTCGGCCCGGAGGCGAGCCTCTACGCGGACCGGTCGGGCTACGGCAAAGCGAATCTCGGCCTCCACGCCACCGACGTTCCGCTCTGGCGCTACAACATGCGGGTCTCGGCCGGTGTGCAGTTCGAGAGCGGGCGGTCGGCCCCGAGCCCCTACCTCTCGCTGACCTTCTGGATGAACCTGCAATAA
- a CDS encoding DUF2256 domain-containing protein, whose translation MARMRRKGDLPSKPCAQCGRPFAWRKKWERVWEEVRYCSDRCRAEAKRERTE comes from the coding sequence ATGGCTCGGATGCGCCGCAAGGGCGATCTCCCGTCGAAGCCCTGCGCCCAGTGCGGCAGGCCCTTCGCGTGGCGCAAGAAATGGGAGCGCGTCTGGGAGGAGGTCCGCTACTGCTCGGACCGCTGCCGGGCGGAGGCGAAGCGGGAGCGGACGGAGTGA
- a CDS encoding DUF305 domain-containing protein: MHPIPGRRLATRIVTSPCLLVPALAAGLSLIPLRDASARHGGHRGHPEHAATVPQAKPASARQVSTKTAPAGGRRSGAAHHGAHGASASDGPAVSEFKAAHAGMMRGMALPYTGDPDADFRIQMIPHHQGAIDMARVAMRHAKDPWTRQLAEAVIVEQQREIAEMQAWLARRGAPVPQGGQPTHIVGADSYRSVAEEPGTRDEARGQSWAPGGGVPASR; the protein is encoded by the coding sequence ATGCACCCCATCCCGGGCCGTCGCCTCGCGACGCGTATCGTCACGTCCCCATGCCTTCTCGTTCCGGCCCTTGCGGCCGGATTGAGCCTCATCCCGCTCCGCGACGCCTCGGCCCGGCACGGCGGCCATCGCGGCCACCCGGAGCACGCCGCGACGGTGCCGCAGGCCAAGCCGGCCTCGGCCAGACAGGTCTCCACCAAGACGGCTCCGGCCGGAGGGCGCCGGTCGGGCGCCGCGCACCACGGCGCGCACGGCGCCTCCGCCTCGGACGGGCCGGCGGTGTCCGAGTTCAAGGCCGCCCATGCCGGCATGATGCGCGGCATGGCCCTGCCGTACACGGGCGACCCGGATGCGGATTTCCGCATCCAGATGATCCCGCATCACCAGGGCGCCATCGACATGGCGCGCGTCGCGATGCGCCATGCCAAGGACCCCTGGACGCGCCAGCTCGCCGAGGCGGTGATCGTGGAGCAGCAGCGCGAGATCGCCGAGATGCAGGCCTGGCTTGCCCGGCGCGGCGCCCCGGTGCCGCAGGGCGGGCAGCCGACCCACATCGTGGGGGCCGATTCCTACCGGAGCGTCGCGGAGGAGCCCGGGACACGGGACGAGGCGCGCGGGCAATCCTGGGCCCCGGGCGGGGGCGTGCCTGCCTCGCGCTAG
- a CDS encoding metal ABC transporter ATP-binding protein, translated as MGAPVSGPGAVAFDGLTLGYDRHPAVHHLDGTIPRGDLLALVGPNGAGKSTLLKGIVGEIASLDGRIERDRGAIAYLPQADEIDRSFPLSVLDLASMGLWRRLGPWASLKRARGEVRAALAAVGLDGFEDRAIGTLSGGQFQRALFARLILQDAGIILLDEPFTGVDARTTEDLVGLIRGWHRQGRTIVAALHDLGQVRAHFPTTLLLAREPVAWGPTAAVLTPGNLARATRLSEAWDENAAICARSHASAHEHDHAHGHDHAHEHAHEHANGHDRDQRGDVRAVIAHDHPGGAPEHDHARHRHRSAS; from the coding sequence GTGGGCGCTCCGGTGAGCGGGCCCGGCGCCGTCGCCTTCGACGGGCTGACCCTCGGCTACGACCGGCACCCGGCCGTGCATCACCTCGACGGCACGATCCCGCGGGGCGACCTCCTCGCCCTCGTCGGGCCGAACGGGGCCGGCAAGTCGACGCTCCTGAAGGGCATCGTCGGCGAGATCGCGAGCCTCGACGGGCGGATCGAGCGCGACCGCGGCGCCATCGCCTACCTGCCGCAGGCGGACGAGATCGACCGCAGCTTCCCCTTGAGCGTCCTCGACCTCGCCAGCATGGGCCTGTGGCGCCGGCTCGGGCCCTGGGCCAGCCTGAAGCGGGCCCGGGGCGAGGTGCGCGCCGCCCTCGCCGCGGTCGGCCTCGACGGTTTCGAGGACCGGGCGATCGGCACGCTGTCGGGCGGGCAGTTCCAGCGGGCCCTGTTCGCCCGCCTCATCCTGCAGGATGCCGGCATCATCCTGCTCGACGAGCCCTTCACCGGCGTCGATGCGCGCACCACCGAGGATCTCGTCGGCCTGATCCGGGGCTGGCACCGCCAGGGGCGGACGATCGTCGCCGCGCTGCACGACCTCGGGCAGGTGCGCGCCCACTTCCCCACGACGCTGCTGCTCGCCCGCGAGCCCGTGGCCTGGGGGCCGACCGCCGCCGTGCTCACGCCCGGAAACCTCGCCCGCGCGACCCGCCTCTCGGAGGCCTGGGACGAGAACGCCGCCATCTGCGCCCGCAGCCATGCGAGCGCGCACGAACACGATCACGCGCATGGTCACGATCACGCGCACGAACACGCGCACGAACACGCGAACGGGCATGATCGCGATCAACGCGGCGATGTCCGCGCCGTGATCGCTCACGACCATCCCGGCGGCGCGCCGGAGCACGATCACGCGCGCCACCGCCACCGGAGCGCCTCGTGA
- a CDS encoding methionyl-tRNA formyltransferase, with translation MKFAFAGIDFLGGVFDALIQAGWTPIKLFTRPCDGIYDHNEAVVALARQRRLPMQLSRMRVSDLDALNAAHGRDWALVVAGYPWLITGWHGRAAYALNFHPSPLPTGRGPYPLFRAISEGYESWGVTAHVLAEQGFDTGDILAQDIFPVSSGETHESLLAKCQMAARRLAAGPIARDLPARWRRPEPQGDGSYWARVSDADRTLDFRQEVEAILRRVRAFGSIETIARLGDSRVFVAAAEGWREAHNTTPGTIVHRYRRQIVVAARDGYVLVTRWSLVPLNEAGQIGR, from the coding sequence ATGAAGTTCGCGTTCGCGGGCATCGACTTCCTCGGCGGCGTGTTCGATGCGCTGATCCAGGCCGGCTGGACGCCGATCAAGCTGTTCACCCGCCCCTGCGACGGGATCTACGATCACAACGAGGCGGTCGTGGCGCTCGCGCGCCAGCGCCGGCTGCCCATGCAGCTCTCCCGGATGCGGGTCTCCGATCTCGACGCGCTCAACGCCGCCCACGGCCGCGACTGGGCCCTCGTCGTGGCGGGCTATCCCTGGCTCATCACCGGCTGGCACGGCCGCGCAGCCTACGCGCTGAACTTCCACCCCTCCCCTCTGCCGACGGGGCGCGGCCCCTACCCGCTCTTCCGGGCGATCAGCGAGGGCTACGAGAGCTGGGGTGTCACCGCGCACGTGCTGGCCGAGCAGGGCTTCGACACGGGCGACATCCTGGCCCAGGACATCTTCCCCGTCTCGTCCGGGGAGACGCACGAATCCCTTCTCGCCAAGTGCCAGATGGCGGCGCGCCGGCTCGCCGCCGGCCCGATCGCGCGCGACCTGCCGGCGCGCTGGCGCAGGCCCGAGCCGCAGGGCGACGGCTCGTACTGGGCGCGGGTGAGCGATGCCGACCGCACCCTCGACTTCCGCCAGGAGGTCGAGGCGATTCTGCGCCGGGTGCGGGCCTTCGGATCGATCGAGACGATCGCCCGCCTCGGCGACAGTCGCGTCTTCGTCGCCGCCGCCGAGGGCTGGCGGGAGGCGCACAACACCACGCCCGGCACCATCGTCCACCGCTACCGACGCCAGATCGTGGTGGCGGCCCGGGACGGCTACGTGCTCGTCACCCGCTGGAGCCTCGTGCCGCTCAACGAGGCCGGGCAGATCGGCCGCTGA
- a CDS encoding nucleotidyltransferase family protein, with protein MAEAIAALILAAGRGTRFGPEPKLLADLDGRPLVRHAAEAALASRLRPVVAILGAHAADMRAALRDLDLTCVENPDYADGLSTSLKTGLAALPGEIAAAVILLGDMPRITGADLDRLADAFADADPAPAAVVPVHAGRRGNPVLLNLRRLGPALAALSGDRGAGPLLAGRDDVLEVAGTAGTGFDVDTPEALTT; from the coding sequence ATGGCTGAGGCGATCGCCGCCCTGATCCTCGCGGCCGGGCGCGGCACCCGCTTCGGGCCCGAGCCCAAGCTTCTCGCCGATCTCGACGGCCGCCCCCTGGTGCGTCACGCGGCGGAGGCCGCGCTCGCCTCGCGTCTGCGCCCGGTCGTGGCAATCCTCGGCGCGCACGCCGCGGACATGCGCGCGGCGCTTCGCGACCTCGACCTCACCTGCGTGGAGAATCCCGATTACGCGGACGGTCTCTCGACTTCCCTGAAGACCGGGCTCGCTGCCCTGCCCGGAGAGATCGCGGCGGCCGTGATCCTACTCGGCGACATGCCGCGCATCACGGGGGCCGACCTCGACCGCCTCGCCGACGCCTTCGCGGACGCCGATCCGGCCCCGGCCGCCGTGGTCCCCGTCCATGCGGGCCGGCGCGGCAACCCGGTGCTCCTCAACCTGCGCCGCCTCGGGCCGGCCCTCGCCGCGCTCTCGGGCGACCGGGGCGCCGGTCCGCTGCTGGCCGGGCGCGACGACGTGCTGGAGGTCGCGGGGACCGCCGGGACGGGCTTCGATGTCGACACGCCGGAGGCGCTGACGACCTGA
- a CDS encoding cryptochrome/photolyase family protein — MLRFVLGDQLHRRVSSLTDLDPDRDVVLIVEVEAEATYVRHHKQKIAFLFSAMRHFAAELAAEGIAVDYVRLDDAGNTGSFTGELERAVARHRPDRVVVTEPGEWRVLAMMRGWRDDLPIPVEIRDDNRFLCPRAEFAAWAGDRRSLRMETFYQGMRRRTGLLMEGPEPVGGQWNFDADNRRRLPKGHVPPRRPGFAPDAITREVIDLVAARFPEHFGDLDGFAWPVTRSDALQALKHFVAECLPTFGDYQDAMQAGAPFLYHALLAPALNAGLLTPEEVCRAAERAFRAGDVPLNCAEGFIRQILGWREYVRGLYWARMPDYARTNALAATRDLPWFYWSGDTPMNCLAQVVRDTRANAYAHHIQRLMVTGNFALIAGIAPAQVEEWYLIVFADAFEWVELPNVHGMVLWADGGVMGSKPYAASGAYIDRMSDYCGPCAYDVKRKAGPRACPFNYLYWHFLMENAERLAGNPRLAMPYRTLAKMGDRRRAEIAADSARFLSGLAAEPPPPEGQLELGFGG, encoded by the coding sequence ATTCTGCGCTTCGTCCTCGGCGACCAGCTCCACCGGCGGGTGAGTTCGCTGACCGACCTCGACCCGGACCGCGACGTGGTCCTGATCGTCGAGGTCGAGGCCGAGGCGACCTATGTTCGCCACCACAAGCAGAAGATCGCGTTCCTGTTCTCGGCGATGCGCCATTTCGCGGCCGAACTCGCGGCCGAAGGGATCGCGGTCGATTACGTCCGCCTCGACGATGCGGGCAACACCGGCAGCTTCACGGGTGAGCTCGAACGCGCGGTCGCCCGCCACAGGCCCGATCGGGTGGTGGTGACCGAGCCCGGCGAGTGGCGCGTCCTCGCAATGATGCGGGGCTGGCGGGACGATCTTCCCATCCCCGTCGAGATCCGCGACGACAACCGATTCCTCTGCCCGCGGGCGGAATTCGCGGCCTGGGCCGGGGACAGGCGCAGCCTGCGCATGGAGACCTTTTACCAGGGCATGCGCCGCCGCACCGGCCTCCTGATGGAGGGGCCTGAGCCGGTCGGGGGCCAGTGGAACTTCGACGCCGACAATCGCAGGCGCCTGCCGAAGGGCCACGTCCCGCCGCGCCGCCCCGGCTTCGCGCCGGACGCGATCACCCGAGAGGTGATCGACCTCGTGGCCGCGCGCTTCCCCGAGCATTTCGGCGACCTCGACGGCTTCGCCTGGCCGGTGACGCGGTCGGACGCCCTTCAGGCGCTCAAGCACTTCGTCGCCGAGTGCCTGCCGACCTTCGGCGACTATCAGGACGCGATGCAGGCGGGCGCTCCTTTCCTCTACCACGCGCTGCTGGCGCCGGCCCTCAATGCCGGCCTCCTCACGCCCGAGGAGGTCTGCCGCGCGGCCGAGCGGGCATTTCGCGCCGGCGACGTGCCGCTGAACTGCGCGGAGGGGTTCATCCGCCAGATCCTCGGCTGGCGGGAATACGTGCGCGGCCTCTACTGGGCGCGGATGCCGGACTACGCCCGCACCAACGCGCTTGCCGCCACGCGCGACCTGCCCTGGTTCTACTGGTCGGGCGACACGCCGATGAACTGCCTCGCGCAGGTCGTCCGGGACACGCGGGCGAACGCCTACGCCCACCACATCCAGCGCCTGATGGTGACGGGCAACTTCGCCCTGATCGCCGGGATCGCGCCGGCGCAGGTCGAGGAATGGTACCTGATCGTCTTCGCCGACGCCTTCGAGTGGGTGGAACTGCCGAACGTCCACGGCATGGTGCTGTGGGCGGACGGGGGCGTGATGGGCTCTAAGCCCTACGCGGCCTCGGGCGCCTACATCGACCGGATGTCGGATTATTGCGGGCCCTGCGCCTACGACGTGAAGCGGAAGGCCGGCCCCCGGGCCTGCCCGTTCAACTACCTCTACTGGCACTTCCTGATGGAGAACGCGGAGCGTCTCGCGGGCAACCCGCGCCTCGCCATGCCCTACCGGACGCTGGCGAAGATGGGGGACCGGCGCCGGGCCGAGATCGCGGCGGATTCCGCCCGCTTCCTGTCCGGTCTCGCGGCGGAGCCGCCGCCGCCGGAGGGCCAGCTCGAACTCGGGTTCGGCGGCTAG
- a CDS encoding calcium-binding protein: MAVITGTNASEVLTGTQFADQIDAKGGNDTVNGGAGNDVIKGGAGNDVLNGGAGNDTIRGEGGNDTINGDAGNDTLYGGAGKDTIHGGAGNDVIRGGDGNDSLHGQAGDDVVYGGKGDDLIGGGPGNDKLYGGDGNDTINGGPGNDKMYGGDGNDKLNGGDGNDEMHGGKGNDVLDGGNGNDKMYGGDGNDTLTGGKGDDYLDGGAGNDKLYGGDGNDEIHGGKGNDYIDGGAGNDKLFGGDGNDTIYGGAGNDVIQGNGGSDHLYGGAGNDTVKGGSGNDVISGGSGADHLYGGGGSDTYYFGKTDAGDAHQGKADTIHDFSSNDTIKMEGHYDYAAGGNAAVGQYSVTGSGSEWTVSFHGADGYHDIHVDGADPTGHIAFV; this comes from the coding sequence ATGGCTGTTATCACGGGCACGAATGCTTCTGAGGTCCTCACCGGTACCCAGTTCGCCGATCAGATCGACGCCAAGGGCGGCAACGACACGGTCAATGGCGGCGCCGGCAACGACGTCATCAAGGGTGGCGCCGGCAACGACGTGCTGAACGGCGGCGCCGGGAACGACACCATCCGCGGCGAAGGCGGCAACGACACGATCAACGGCGACGCCGGCAATGACACGCTCTACGGCGGGGCGGGCAAGGACACCATCCACGGCGGCGCCGGCAACGACGTCATCCGCGGCGGTGACGGCAACGACAGCCTGCACGGCCAGGCCGGCGACGACGTCGTCTACGGCGGCAAGGGCGACGACCTGATCGGCGGCGGACCCGGAAACGACAAGCTCTACGGCGGGGACGGCAACGACACGATCAACGGCGGGCCCGGCAACGACAAGATGTACGGCGGTGACGGCAACGACAAGCTCAACGGCGGTGACGGCAACGACGAAATGCACGGCGGCAAGGGCAACGACGTCCTCGACGGCGGCAATGGCAACGACAAGATGTACGGCGGTGACGGCAACGACACCCTCACCGGCGGCAAGGGCGACGATTACCTCGACGGCGGCGCCGGCAACGACAAGCTCTACGGCGGCGACGGCAACGACGAGATCCACGGCGGAAAGGGCAACGACTACATCGACGGCGGCGCCGGCAATGACAAGCTGTTCGGCGGTGACGGCAACGACACCATCTACGGCGGCGCCGGGAACGACGTCATCCAGGGCAACGGCGGAAGCGACCACCTCTACGGCGGCGCGGGCAACGACACCGTCAAGGGCGGGTCGGGCAACGACGTCATCTCGGGTGGCTCGGGCGCCGATCACCTCTACGGCGGTGGCGGGTCGGACACCTACTACTTCGGCAAGACCGATGCCGGGGACGCCCACCAGGGCAAGGCCGACACGATCCACGACTTCTCGTCCAACGACACGATCAAGATGGAAGGCCATTACGACTACGCCGCCGGCGGGAACGCGGCGGTGGGCCAGTACAGCGTGACGGGCAGCGGCTCCGAGTGGACCGTGTCCTTCCACGGGGCCGACGGGTACCACGACATCCACGTCGATGGTGCGGATCCGACCGGGCACATCGCCTTCGTCTGA